One window of the Bos indicus isolate NIAB-ARS_2022 breed Sahiwal x Tharparkar chromosome 15, NIAB-ARS_B.indTharparkar_mat_pri_1.0, whole genome shotgun sequence genome contains the following:
- the CALCB gene encoding calcitonin gene-related peptide 2: MGFGKSSPFLAFSILVLCQAGSLQATPLRSALETLPDPGALSEKEGRLLLAALVKAYVQRKTNELEQEEEQEETEDSSITAQKRSCNTATCVTHRLAGLLSRSGGVVKSNFVPTNVGSEAFGRRRRDLQD; encoded by the exons ATGGGCTTCGGGAAATCCTCCCCCTTCCTGGCTTTCAGCATCTTGGTCCTGTGCCAGGCAGGCAGTCTCCAGGCGACACCACTCAG GTCAGCTTTGGAGACCCTCCCAGATCCTGGGGCACTCAGTGAGAAGGAAGGGCGCCTCCTGCTGGCCGCACTGGTGAAGGCCTATGTCCAGAGGAAGACCAATGagctggagcaggaggaggagcaggaggagacagaggactcCAG CATCACTGCCCAGAAGAGGTCCTGCAACACTGCCACCTGTGTGACCCATCGGCTGGCAGGCTTGCTCAGCAGATCTGGGGGTGTGGTAAAGAGCAACTTTGTGCCCACCAACGTGGGCTCTGAAGCCTTTGGCCGGCGCCGCAGGGACCTTCAGGACTGA